Below is a genomic region from Phragmites australis chromosome 20, lpPhrAust1.1, whole genome shotgun sequence.
ACAAAGGTGATCATTGGATTGATTCGTTCTGTACTAGGCATGATGCATCGATCATCTCGCACACATATCCCAACGACCTAACTTGTTAACCCCACATCAAATTAACTCGCCACCATTTCGGTGATTTCAATATATACTCACGTcgatctcctcctcgtcgtTCTCGTTGGTGCAATCAAAGGATCAAGTACTTgactaagaagttcatgatCCATAATGGCTGTCACGGATCGATGAGCCTAGTGTAATCATGGCTAGTTAAGGGCAAGGGATTAGCTAGTTTCAGCGATGAAACCTATTACGGCTACACGTATTTCGATTGATTATGTGTTCCAAGGCTGGCAAAATAGCTATAGTTTCAATCGATTTCACTTGCATGTAGCGAGCTGTAGCTTTGCCAAAAGGTGTAATTTGTATGATTATATGAAGCGGCTTCCAAGGATCTAGTACTTTGCTGGGCATGAGGTTTATCCTTAACTAATGATCACTTCCATGCGCTGTGCTACTTGTATAGATTCAATATTTCATTCACATGATAAGATGAAATGTATACACTggttttttaataatagaaatACAACTCAGTCTCTGTACACAAGTATATGTACATGTACTAAGATCTAGTTTGACAGAGCTTAGCTCAACCTATCTTGTGTTGGTAGGTTAAGATTAAGtaatttaagtatttatttttagattaaaatagaaATGAAATGATTTATCTAAACGACATCGGTGCATCTATAGTTTTAACTTCATCATTTTTAAAGCTAGAAATAATTAACTATAAGATATCTTGAAGCTGGAGTTCTACCACTAAAAACCAATATGAACACATATAAATTGGATAAATGCTAGTATTAACAACGTGGTGGGCATCAGTCCGGCAATGAGGCAGGAGGCATGCAACGCGCACGCCATATGTGTTGCATGCCGAACTCCTGACAGGATATAAGGAGGCAGCACTAATCTTTCATTCGGCCAGCTTTAATTGTTAAAGCTAGCTCACCTCAGTATTTTTCCATCTCTTCGAGGTATGATAAATTATAAACAATAGAATctatataaattttgaaaagtGTATTTTAATAGTTAAAGCTAGCTTCATTGGAGCAGCCATACGGGAAGCTAACAGAGGTAAtacatactccctccgattgcaaatataggtcgttttagacttatgcacaaggattaagaaagtagattaaatgaccttgttgcccttcatttattttacattggaaaagataactcattcatttgtgagagtagtagtatttattaaacaagggtaagacgggaaaaagagaaaaaaaagtacatggaagttcgagaatgacttatatttagagaatagttgaggaggctaaaacgacctacatttgcaaccagagggagtactAACTTTGTTTTCTTTTAGTATAGTTTTAGTTTTCGGTACATAGATCAatattacaataattttttcatgatatatttatctttctttatttctttaacATTTTAATGACATATAAATCACTAATCTACTATACTCATTAAATTAAAACTTCACTTTAGTAAAATATcattttaaaaatctaaaacaatatttatttaatatataattaaaatttaaaaatgataGGAACGGAGTTAGTAGTATATGACAGTACGACACCACCACGCACACCTACCCGCACCTATGTGTAAAAGCTCAAAAATCGACGAGAATGCAGAGAAAAGCAGCACCGCGACCGCAATTCTTGTAAGCTTTTTTTCTCCACATTCACCCTTGATAATTTCACTAGTGTGTGATTGTGCTACCCTATTCGAAGGTCTAAGCGAGATTAATCATCATGCTGCTCGTGATACGATTCTTTCAGATTGATAATTCACTCGTGTAATTCTATGTGCTTGATGCATGCGTGCAGACGGACAAGGCGTCGCTGCTGGCCGAGGTGCTCGATCACGTGAAGGAGCTGAAGCGGCAGACCTCGGCGAAGATGGTGGCAGCGGCCGCCGTCTCGGGTGACGTCGAAGCTGCCGGGCCGGCGCAGCTGCTGCCTACGGAGGCCGACGAGCTGGCCGTTGACGCGGCGGCCGACGGCGGTGGTCGGCTCGTGGTGCGGGCGTCGCTCTGCTGCGAGGACCGCCCGGAGCTCATCCCGGAAATCGTCCGGGCGCTCGCCGCGCTCCGGATGCGCGCGCGACGGGCCGAGATAACCACGCTGGGCGGGCGCGTACGGAGCGTGCTCCTCATCACCGCGGACGATGCAGCGGATCAGAGCGGTTACGAGGATGGGCATTCGAACGCCgtgcacggcggcggcgacgacatGGACAACGAGCGCGCTGCCTCGCGACGGAGGCACGAGTGTATCGCGTCGGTGCAGGAGGCCCTGCGCGGCGTCATGGACCGCAGGTCGGCGAGCAGCGACACGTCATCgtccggcggtggcggcgggagcATCAAGAGACAACGCATGAACTACGGCGCGCATGAGCAGTGCTCGGTGTAGTACGGCGTTATAGCATAAGGCGCTTAGGCCGTTCATGCTTTGCATGGATGCATGCACGCATATCTGCATGCATGATGGAATGGATAAGTTGAAGGTTCAGGAGGGAGTGTTTTATGTATCCCTTTGTATGTTCCACATTTAATCATGTGACTGATTGCTGAATTTGCAGGCATTGGGGAAAACGTGATATGGGTGTACAAATGTAGAATCTCGGGGGTATAATGGAAGGTGGAATTGGCGGCATGTTTTTCCCTCTCAATTCCATCGTTGCTGGAgacagtggcggagcttgacTATAGATTAAGAAGGGGCCAGCACTTGGCGGAGTTTAACTAGCTAATTAAGTTAGATACTCAATAATTTATCTAAGAATTTGTCTCTCTTGGCCCTCACATAACTCCGCCCTGGCTGGAGACGACCTGCCAAGCATGAACACGGTGTCGAATGAAGCACCATTTTCAGTCGTCTGTGCAATAGCATTTCCGTTGTTCAAAACATTGGGAACCCAACTAAAATCATGTCTTATAGGTTTTTCCTATTATCTGCATTTGCAAGTCAGCTAAACATAGAGTCCATGGTCATCTATGATCGATTTGTCTGGACAAAGTACGTTGAGATTCAAGAATTCTTTGTTTAGGAAAAAGAAGAACcctttatttgtttttaatgCTCTAATCTTTTGTTGTAGTTAATCGGACATCCTGATGTCTCCTTTTCGATGTTCTTGGACAGGGTTTTTAGCCATGTGCGCTTAGAGACAAGATGCGGGCAGAATTAGAAGCCGAAGGACAACAAAGATGCCTGGTTGAGCTCAAAAGTGAAACAACACGGCGG
It encodes:
- the LOC133901243 gene encoding transcription factor bHLH30-like, with the protein product MWDGGVGHGSQEAAHQLLPWLGAVPFSEPAVAGFVGGVFGLGQGGVFGFGFDAAAAAQQQRAEEGSGKGVVSGLLGCLQAELGRMTAREMIDAKALAASRSHSEAERRRRQRINGHLARLRSLLPNTTKTDKASLLAEVLDHVKELKRQTSAKMVAAAAVSGDVEAAGPAQLLPTEADELAVDAAADGGGRLVVRASLCCEDRPELIPEIVRALAALRMRARRAEITTLGGRVRSVLLITADDAADQSGYEDGHSNAVHGGGDDMDNERAASRRRHECIASVQEALRGVMDRRSASSDTSSSGGGGGSIKRQRMNYGAHEQCSV